The region GCGCACCTCGTTGTCGATCATGCGGATCAGGCGACCGTTGTGCATGAGCTGCGACAGCAGGTTGCCCTGCACGAAGCCGACGGTGCCGTGGATCGGGTAGTCGACCGGCGGATTCCGGTTGGCGGTCCAGTCGGAGTAGCGATTGGGCGGGAGCTTGTTGAGCACCTCGGGAGCGATCTCGAACGCGCCCGGCGCGAACGCCTGGTCGATGATCAGCGCCAGGGCCTCACGCTCGCGCTCTTCCGGAATCGGCACGAACGGAGACTTGGCGTCCGGGTCGCCGCGGTGGTGACGGAAGAACTCCGACCCGCCGATCATCTTGGTGACCGGCACCAGCGCCTGCCAGCGCTCGAAGATGAGCCCCGGAACGGCCGAACGGAGACGCTGATAGCCGTCGTGCTCGCCGATCAGGCGGTCCTCCATCTCCGGGTAGATGCGCGCCACGAGATCGGCGCGGTCCCGGGCGTACGCCAGGGGGTCGGCGCTCAGGTCCCACGTGTTGCTATAGGGGTCCACGCCCAGTGGTCCGAGGTGCGTGTCCTCGTCGGTGTTGTAGGCGTGCAGAGGCTTGGTCGCCTCGCTCGCGATGGCCAGCAACACATCGCGCTCGTCCTCAGGGTTGGCCACGGGGTCGGTGCCCGACAGTGCGCCCTTGCCCTCGTCCTCGTAGATCGGCGTGTAGGCGTAGCGGATTGCCCACACGTCGTAAGAGCCCACCTCGACCATCGAGTAGAAGCCCTGCTCGCTCTCGTCGGCCTGAATGTTGGCGGGGTTGTAGTCCATCACGGACACCGCCAGGCCGTTCTCGCGCGTGTACTGCTTGTCGTTCAGCTTGTCCCAGGAGATCGCCGAGGACGCGCGGAAGTTGTGGCGCAGGCCCAGCGTGTGCCCCACCTCGTGCATGATGAGGTCCTTCAGCATCTCGGCCAGGTGGGCGTCGGGCATGGGCGAGGTGCCGTCGATGCGGCCCAGCGCGGCCATGGCCGCGTGCTGGAAGCCGAGCTGGTGCGCCTTGCCCATCTCGGCCAGGCAGACGTACTCGGCGATGTGACCGGGCAGCGACCGCGTGTACGCCTGCGCCTCGGCCATGCGGCCCCAGAGGCCGCCGGTGAACGGCGCGGCCGCGGCCGCTTCGGTTCCTGCCAGCGCCAGCGGCCCGATCTGCTGGGCGTACTCGTTGGCCCAGCCGGTCACGAATATCGAAGAAATCAGGATGTCCGCGTTCAGGATCTCCCCCGTGCGCGGGTCGACCTGCGAGGGTCCTATCGCGTAGCCCATCTCGTGCGCCGCGGTCCACCGCACGGTCGAATAGCGCGCGTCCTCGGCGCTCCAGTCCGGGTCGTCGGGCGCGTCCTTCGCCACGATCGCGTTGCGGAATCCCGCGGCCTCGTACGCCTTGTTCCAGGCCTCGATGCCGTCACGCACGTACCCCCGGTACTCGTCGGGCACGCTCCGGTCGATGTAGTAGACGACCGGCTCGACGGGCTCGGACACTGCCGCCGTCGGATCGGCCTTCTCCAGCCTCCAGCGGTTCACGAAGCGCACCATCGGCGTCGGCTCGCGGTCGCGCGAGAAGTCCCGCATGGCGGTGAGGAAGTGCCCGACGCGGTCGTCGGCTACGCGCGGCATCATCGGCTCCTCGGGAAGCGCGAATAGCGAGTACCGCACGCCGATCGGGATCGACCGGAAGTCGGACACGCCCGCGCCG is a window of Gemmatimonadota bacterium DNA encoding:
- a CDS encoding zinc-dependent metalloprotease → MRSIPRPAFAGVVLFLVACGGGSAPAQPSPQEAAAKDSPFKPYSEVLKDTEAHEGLFKTHVKRDNTLFMEIAPEQLDTDFGMVIHYSKGVGVYNAHDGLPRSGAQLMRFERHGDKLYLVHRNTRFTADAGSAMLNSLEDNVGHSIVAAFDVKAQEDSTEALVIDVTSFFVSDYTNIGNNLKRYYGNKPVSFDKGRSYLSTVMAFPENVEIDAALTFKANDPPVASRGAGVSDFRSIPIGVRYSLFALPEEPMMPRVADDRVGHFLTAMRDFSRDREPTPMVRFVNRWRLEKADPTAAVSEPVEPVVYYIDRSVPDEYRGYVRDGIEAWNKAYEAAGFRNAIVAKDAPDDPDWSAEDARYSTVRWTAAHEMGYAIGPSQVDPRTGEILNADILISSIFVTGWANEYAQQIGPLALAGTEAAAAAPFTGGLWGRMAEAQAYTRSLPGHIAEYVCLAEMGKAHQLGFQHAAMAALGRIDGTSPMPDAHLAEMLKDLIMHEVGHTLGLRHNFRASSAISWDKLNDKQYTRENGLAVSVMDYNPANIQADESEQGFYSMVEVGSYDVWAIRYAYTPIYEDEGKGALSGTDPVANPEDERDVLLAIASEATKPLHAYNTDEDTHLGPLGVDPYSNTWDLSADPLAYARDRADLVARIYPEMEDRLIGEHDGYQRLRSAVPGLIFERWQALVPVTKMIGGSEFFRHHRGDPDAKSPFVPIPEEREREALALIIDQAFAPGAFEIAPEVLNKLPPNRYSDWTANRNPPVDYPIHGTVGFVQGNLLSQLMHNGRLIRMIDNEVRVADGEGTLTVAELFDELTRGIWTEAGWNGRAARNVDSFRRNLQRAHLEQLVTKLLDRRAGAPSAFNPRTPEDARSLARYELSRL